Genomic window (Pseudomonadota bacterium):
AGAACACCGGGAACGCGACCCTACGACGGCTCGGGTACGCCAAGACGGAAATCACCGGTCACGGCTTCCGTGCCATGGCCCGCACGATCCTCGATGAGGTGCTCGGCGTGCGGCCCGACTTCATCGAGCACCAGCTAGCCCACACCGTGCGCGACCCCCTCGGGCGGGCGTACAACCGCACCACGCATCTGGCCGAGCAGCGGGACATGATGCAGCGGTGGGCTGACTACCTGGACGGACTGAAGAACGGCGCCGAGGTGGTGCCGCTGGAAGGCCGACTGGCTTGATCGAAGCGGTCTGAGCCTTGACCAGAAAGGACAAACTATTCGCGGCGATCCGCAACAGTCAGAAGTCGATACGTTTCACGGATGCTTGTCGGATAGCGGAATGGCTAGGATTCGAGCGGAAAGGCGGTAAGGGATCGCATTGCACCTATGGGCGGGAAGGCGAACCGCTGATGCTTAATTTCCAGAATTGCGGCGGTTACATTAAGCCTTATCAAGCCAAACAACTTGACGAAATGGTAAAGAAATATGGCGCGTATACGTGAGTATCTCGTGGAAGTGTTTTGGAGCGATGCCGATGAGGGTTACATCGCCATCGCGCCCGATCTACCCGGCTGTTCGGCATTCGGCGAGACACCGGAAGAGGCGGTCCATGAGATGCAGGACGCCATGCTTTCGTGGCTCGAAGCTTGCTCCAATATGGGACGACCACTACCAGAACCGCGCACCAAGCCACACAGAGCGGCGGCATGACGGTTGGTCGTTTCGCGGGCATCTGCAACCAGGATTCCGGTGGGGCGCTGGGAATGCTGCTTTTGAGAAGGCGACGTTTTCCAGCGCTGATAATCCCAACCTTCAAGCCGCGCTTTTCTATATCCCTGCCGGCGACCGCAAAAC
Coding sequences:
- a CDS encoding type II toxin-antitoxin system HicB family antitoxin; translation: MARIREYLVEVFWSDADEGYIAIAPDLPGCSAFGETPEEAVHEMQDAMLSWLEACSNMGRPLPEPRTKPHRAAA